In Populus alba chromosome 1, ASM523922v2, whole genome shotgun sequence, a single window of DNA contains:
- the LOC118036026 gene encoding peroxisomal membrane protein 11B: MNDTVDKLVIFLAKRDGIDKLVKTFQYVSKLVHWHVEATHPDAAMRFKQWELASGLSRKAFRTGRFLTGFNALRRGPGATPTLKVLAVLANAGEMVYFFFDHFLWLSRIGTLDAKLARRMSFISAWGESFGYIFFIIADFIIMKEGLETERRLLITSKEDGSEDAKESTRKIGAERVMRLMAVAANVADLIIALADIEPNPFCNHAVTLGISGLVSAWAGWYRNWPS, encoded by the coding sequence ATGAATGACACGGTGGACAAGCTGGTGATCTTTCTAGCAAAGAGAGATGGCATAGATAAGCTTGTCAAGACTTTCCAGTATGTGTCCAAGCTTGTTCACTGGCATGTAGAAGCCACCCATCCAGACGCTGCAATGAGATTCAAGCAATGGGAACTTGCTTCTGGCCTTAGCCGCAAAGCCTTCAGAACTGGCAGGTTTCTCACTGGCTTCAACGCTCTAAGAAGAGGCCCTGGCGCAACCCCGACGTTAAAGGTCCTAGCTGTTCTTGCTAATGCAGGAGAAATGGTCTATTTCTTTTTTGACCATTTTCTTTGGTTATCAAGAATTGGAACTTTGGATGCAAAGTTGGCAAGAAGGATGAGCTTCATTTCAGCATGGGGCGAGTCTTTTGGCtacatatttttcattatagctgattttattataatgaaagAAGGGCTAGAAACAGAGAGAAGGCTCTTAATCACTTCAAAAGAAGATGGTTCAGAAGATGCGAAAGAGAGCACGAGGAAGATCGGAGCAGAGAGAGTGATGAGGTTGATGGCAGTGGCAGCTAACGTTGCAGATTTGATTATTGCTCTGGCAGATATTGAGCCCAACCCATTTTGCAACCATGCTGTTACTCTTGGTATTAGCGGGTTGGTGTCTGCTTGGGCTGGTTGGTACAGAAACTGGCCCTCGTAG
- the LOC118036027 gene encoding LOW QUALITY PROTEIN: cell number regulator 6 (The sequence of the model RefSeq protein was modified relative to this genomic sequence to represent the inferred CDS: inserted 1 base in 1 codon) — translation MAEGTASRYVKLTKEQADVEEIKPGELNQPIEVPQLTVRKCNECGQPLPENFEPPGDEPWTTGIFGCADDTESCWTGLFCPCVLFGRNIESLRDDTPWTTPCICHAVCVEGGLALAAATAVFHGIDPRTSFLICEGLLFAWWMCGVYTGLVRQSLQKKYHLKNSPCDPCMVHCCMHWCALCQEHREMKGRLSDNFVIPMTVVNPPLVQEMSATIENQDSTLSSDXGHQLGDAASVKFSHTMTYYEREFDLETDFFYLLETISLHKKLRHPPVH, via the exons ATGGCTGAAGGAACCGCTTCAAGATATGTGAAGTTAACAAAAGAACAAGCTGATGTAGAGGAGATTAAGCCCGGTGAGCTAAATCAGCCCATTGAGGTTCCTCAG CTGACCGTTCGTAAGTGTAATGAATGTGGGCAACCTTTACCTGAAAACTTTGAGCCTCCAGGAGATGAGCCTTGGACTACTGGGATTTTTGGATGTGCTGATGATACCGAAAGCT GCTGGACAGGACTATTTTGCCCTTGTGTTCTATTCGGTAGAAATATTGAGAGCTTGAGAGATGATACTCCCTGGACTACCCCGTGCATTTGCCATGCTGTTTGTGTTGAAGGTGGCCTTGCACTGGCTGCAGCAACAGCAGTTTTCCATGGCATTGACCCAAGGACATCATTTCTCATTTGTGAGGGTTTACTTTTTGCATGGTGGATGTGTGGCGTATACACTGGTCTTGTCAGGCAGTCTTTACAGAAGAAATACCATCTCAAG AATTCACCCTGTGACCCATGCATGGTGCACTGCTGCATGCACTGGTGTGCTTTGTGCCAGGAGCACAGGGAGATGAAAGGTCGTCTATCAGATAACTTTGTCATCCCAATGACCGTTGTCAATCCTCCCCTTGTTCAAGAGATGAGCGCCACCATCGAAAACCAGGATTCTACTCTTTCCTCTG AAGGGCACCAGCTTGGAGATGCAGCCTCTGTAAAATTCAGTCATACAATGACATACTATGAAAGGGAATTTGATCTTGAAACTGATTTTTTCTATCTGTTAGAAACTATTTCCTTACACAAGAAATTACGGCACCCCCCTGTGCATTAA
- the LOC118036028 gene encoding uncharacterized protein, which produces MDRPQSEIGRRWRMAKNKERVPCLPPVPPMVRPPPPNPVKLAAIAVNLNIRLRSADMPGAMQERAFRCTRTLLDATSLESKKPNPTHIAMCLKKEFDEMYGLAWHCVVGKSFGSFITCSSGGFVYFSVDNLSFLLFKTEVQPVKKLPPLRKLNA; this is translated from the exons ATGGATAGACCACAGTCAGAGATCGGAAGGAGGTGGAGAAtggcaaagaataaagaaagggTGCCGTGCCTGCCACCTGTGCCTCCCATGGTGAGACCACCACCACCCAATCCAGTGAAGCTAGCAGCAATAGCTGTAAACTTGAACATACGGCTGAGATCAGCAGACATGCCTGGTGCAATGCAAGAGCGTGCATTTAGGTGCACTAGAACACTCCTTGATGCTACAAGCCTCGAGAGCAAGAAGCCGAATCCCACACATATTGCCATGTGTCTGAAGAAG GAGTTTGATGAAATGTATGGTCTGGCATGGCACTGCGTTGTTGGCAAGAGTTTTGGATCATTCATTACTTGCTCAAGTGGCGGGTTTGTGTATTTTTCTGTGGACAACCTATCTTTTCTTCTATTCAAGACAGAGGTTCAACCAGTGAAGAAGCTACCTCCATTGCGCAAGCTCAATGCATAA
- the LOC118036029 gene encoding probable aquaporin TIP5-1 — MAPTSLTARFQQSVTPASLRAYLAEFISTFFYVFAVVGSAMASRKLLPDAAADPSSLVIVAIANAFALSSAVYIAANASGGHVNPAVTFGMAVGGHINVPTALFYWISQLLASVMASIFLKVTTVGQHVPTYTIAEEMTGFGASLLEGVMTFGLVYTVYAAGDPRRSSLGAIGPLAIGLMAGANVLAAGPFSGGSMNPACAFGSAVIAGKFKNQAVYWVGPLIGASVAGLLYDNVVFPTQAPDSVEGVGV, encoded by the exons ATGGCACCAACATCACTGACTGCACGTTTCCAACAATCTGTCACTCCTGCTTCTCTTAGAGCCTATCTTGCAGAGTTCATCTCCACTTTCTTTTATGTGTTTGCAGTTGTAGGATCTGCCATGGCTTCAA GGAAATTATTGCCAGATGCAGCAGCAGATCCATCCAGCCTAGTGATAGTCGCTATTGCGAATGCTTTTGCACTTTCCTCGGCGGTGTACATTGCTGCAAATGCCTCTGGAGGACATGTAAATCCTGCTGTCACTTTTGGCATGGCTGTTGGAGGCCACATTAATGTGCCCACTGCTCTATTCTACTGGATTTCTCAGTTGTTGGCCTCTGTTATGGCTAGCATTTTCCTGAAAGTGACCACTGTAGGACAG CATGTTCCAACCTACACAATTGCAGAGGAAATGACAGGATTTGGAGCATCCCTGCTAGAAGGTGTGATGACATTTGGTTTGGTGTACACTGTTTATGCTGCTGGAGACCCTAGACGTAGTTCATTGGGTGCCATTGGACCTTTGGCAATAGGTCTCATGGCAGGAGCCAATGTCTTGGCTGCTGGACCCTTCTCTGGTGGCTCGATGAATCCAGCATGTGCATTTGGCTCTGCAGTTATTGCCGGAAAGTTCAAAAACCAGGCTGTTTATTGGGTGGGACCCTTGATCGGAGCCTCAGTTGCCGGGCTTCTCTATGACAATGTTGTGTTCCCTACTCAAGCTCCTGATTCTGTCGAAGGTGTTGGAGTTTAA
- the LOC118036030 gene encoding NO-associated protein 1, chloroplastic/mitochondrial translates to MAPQSLSAFLFPLSLPHNLTYFTPKFLRIYTKPSPILCKSQQTPATTTHSSVSIPDPDGTGAAAPTRGDQFLERQKSFEAAKLVMKEVKKSKRREKGKALKFNTAVASCYGCGAPLHTLDPDAPGFVDPDTYELKKRHRQLRTVLCGRCRLLSHGHMITAVGGNGGYSGGKQFVSADELREKLSHLRQEKALIVKLVDVVDFNGSFLARLRDLVGANPIILVVTKVDLLPRDTDLNCVGDWVVEATTKKKLSVLSVHLTSSKSLVGIAGVVSEIQKEKKGRDVYILGSANVGKSAFISALLKTMALRDPAAAAARKYKPIQSAVPGTTLGPIQIDAFLGGGKLYDTPGVHLHHRQAAVVHSEDLPALAPRSRLKGQSFPNSKVASENGMAEKIQSNGLNGFSIFWGGLVRVDILKVLPETCLTFYGPKALQIHVVPTDKADEFYQKELGVLLTPPTGKERARDWRGLELEQQLQVKFEEVERPASDVAISGLGWIAVEPVSKSLRRSDINLEETIKELHLAVHVPKPVEVFVRPPLPVGKAGAEWYQYRELTEKEEELRPKWHY, encoded by the exons ATGGCACCTCAATCCCTCTCCGCATTTCTCTTTCCACTCTCTCTCCCCCATAATCTCACATACTTCACCCCTAAATTCCTTAGAATTTACACCAAACCCTCTCCCATCCTTTGCAAATCACAGCAGACGCCAGCAACGACAACCCACTCCTCTGTTTCCATACCCGACCCGGATGGCACCGGGGCAGCTGCTCCTACCCGAGGAGACCAGTTCCTTGAGCGTCAAAAATCGTTTGAGGCTGCTAAGTTGGTAATGAAAGAGGTGAAGAAGagtaagagaagagagaaagggaAGGCTTTGAAGTTCAATACGGCTGTTGCTAGTTGTTATGGATGTGGAGCTCCGTTGCATACCTTGGATCCTGATGCTCCGGGTTTTGTCGACCCGGATACTTATGAATTG AAGAAGAGACACCGGCAACTTAGGACAGTTCTTTGTGGAAGGTGCAGGCTTTTATCTCATGGGCACATGATAACTGCTGTTGGTGGAAATGGCGGGTATTCCGGTGGGAAGCAGTTTGTTTCAGCCGATGAGCTTCGTGAAAAGCTGTCTCATTTGCGGCAAGAGAAAGCCTTGATTGTCAAATTG GTTGATGTTGTGGACTTCAATGGCAGCTTTTTGGCTCGCTTGCGTGATCTTGTTGGTGCCAATCCGATAATACTAGTTGTGACTAAG GTTGATCTCCTTCCTAGGGACACTGATCTTAATTGTGTTGGTGATTGGGTAGTAGAGGCCACTACAAAGAAAAAGCTTAG TGTTTTGAGTGTCCATCTCACCAGCTCTAAATCATTAGTTGGGATTGCTGGAGTTGTGTCAGaaattcaaaaggagaaaaag GGCCGAGACGTTTACATTCTG GGTTCAGCTAATGTTGGGAAATCTGCATTCATCAGTGCTTTACTGA AAACAATGGCACTTCGGGAtccagctgctgctgctgctcgaaaatacaaaccaatacaATCGGCTGTTCCTGGAACGACCTTAGGTCCAATTCAGATTGATGCTTTCCTTGGAGGAGGG AAATTATATGACACACCTGGAGTTCATCTCCACCACAGACAAGCTGCAGTGGTTCATTCAGAAGATTTACCTGCTCTTGCCCCTCGAAgtcgtctcaagggtcaatctTTTCCT AACTCTAAGGTGGCCTCTGAAAACGGGATGGCAgaaaaaatccaatccaatGGCTTGAatggattttcaattttttggggAGGTCTTGTAAGAGTTGATATTTTGAAG GTTCTCCCTGAAACATGCTTAACATTTTATGGTCCCAAGGCTCTGCAGATTCATGTAGTACCCACTGATAAAGCTGATGAGTTTTACCAG AAAGAACTTGGAGTTCTTTTGACACCTCCAACTGGAAAAGAGAGAGCACGAGATTGGAGAGGACTTGAATTAGAGCAGCAGTTGCAAGTAAAATTCGAGGAAGTGGAAAG GCCTGCTAGTGATGTAGCTATATCGGGTCTCGGATGGATTGCTGTGGAACCAGTAAGCAAATCACTTAGGCGGTCCGATATAAATTTGGAAGAAACTATCAAAGAACTGCATTTAGCTGTGCATGTACCAAAGCCAGTGGAGGTTTTTGTCCGGCCTCCTTTACCAGTAGGCAAGGCTGGAGCAGAGTGGTATCAGTATCGAGAGTTgacagagaaagaagaagaattgagACCAAAATGGCACTATTAG
- the LOC118036031 gene encoding structural maintenance of chromosomes protein 2-1-like: MYVKEICLEGFKSYATRTVVQGFDPFFNAITGLNGSGKSNILDSICFVLGITNLQQVRASNLQELVYKQGQAGITKATVSIVFDNSDRSRSPLGYENHSEITVTRQIVVGGRNKYLINGKLAQPSQVQNLFHSVQLNVNNPHFLIMQGRITKVLNMKPPEILSMLEEAAGTRMYETKKESALKTLEKKQSKVVEINKLLDQEILPALEKLRKERMQYMQWANGNAELDRLKRFCVAYDYVQAEKIRDSAVGEVEQMKAKIAEIDHNADRMRVEIQQKETEVSKLTAEKEASMGGEAKTLSENVDVLAQDLVREVSVLNNKEDTLRCEQENAEKIVHSIEDLKQSVEERATAVKKSEEGAADLKKRVEDFSKSLENYEKEYQGVLAGKSSGDEEKCLEDQLGEAKVTVGNAETELKQLKTKINHCERELKEKTHQLMSKCEEAAAVQNELSARRKDVENAKSAMESLPYKEGQMEALQKDRASELELVQKLKDEIRELSAQLSNLQFTYRDPVRNFDRSKVKGVVAKLIKVKDRSTMTALEVTAGGKLFNVVVDTESTGKTTSSKW, translated from the exons ATGTATGTAAAGGAGATATGTTTAGAGGGGTTCAAATCTTACGCAACAAGAACAGTTGTACAAGGATTTGACCCCTTTTTCAATGCAATCACGGGGCTGAACGGGTCGGGCAAGTCGAATATTTTGGATTCGATTTGCTTTGTCTTAGGTATAACTAATCTGCAGCAAGTTAGGGCTTCGAATTTGCAGGAGTTAGTGTACAAGCAAGGACAAGCAGGGATCACTAAAGCAACAGTGTCAATCGTGTTCGATAATTCTGACAGGAGCAGGAGTCCTCTTGGGTACGAGAATCATTCTGAGATTACTGTTACAAGACAG ATTGTGGTTGGTGGAAGGAACAAGTATTTGATCAATGGAAAGCTAGCCCAGCCTAGCCAAGTTCAAAACCTTTTTCATTCAGTGCAGCTGAATGTTAACAATCCACATTTTCTCATTATGCAAGGACGTATTACTAAGGTCTTAAATATGAAACCTCCAGAGATCTTATCTATGCTTGAAGAGGCTGCTGGGACAAGAATGTATGAGACAAAGAAAGAGTCTGCATTGAAAACACTAGAGAAGAAACAGAGCAAGGTGGTTGAAATTAACAAGCTTCTTGACCAGGAGATACTTCCAGCTCTGGAAAAGTTGAGGAAGGAGAGGATGCAATATATGCAATGGGCCAATGGCAATGCTGAATTAGATCGACTCAAAAGGTTTTGTGTTGCTTATGATTATGTTCAAGCAGAGAAAATCAGAGACAGTGCAGTTGGTGAGGTGGAACAAATGAAGGCCAAAATTGCTGAGATTGACCATAATGCAGATCGAATGCGGGTGGAAATACAACAAAAGGAGACCGAAGTATCAAAACTGACTGCTGAAAAGGAAGCCAGTATGGGTGGGGAAGCAAAAACTCTGTCAGAGAATGTAGATGTGCTCGCTCAAGATCTTGTGCGAGAGGTATCTGTGTTGAATAACAAAGAGGATACTTTAAGGTGTGAACAGGAGAATGCTGAAAAG ATTGTTCATAGTATTGAAGACTTGAAGCAGTCTGTAGAAGAGAGGGCCACTGCTGTTAAAAAGTCTGAAGAAGGAGCAGCTGATCTCAAAAAGAGAGTTGAAGATTTTTCCAAGAGTTTGGAAAATTATGAGAAGGAATACCAA GGTGTACTCGCTGGGAAGAGCAGTGGTGATGAAGAGAAATGCCTTGAAGATCAACTGGGTGAAGCAAAGGTTACAGTTGGAAATGCTGAGACAGAATTGAaacaattgaaaacaaaaattaaccaTTGTGAGAGAGAGCTGAAAGAGAAAACACATCAGTTAATGTCAAAGTGTGAAGAAGCTGCTGCTGTACAGAATGAGCTTAGTGCTAGAAGGAAAGATGTGGAAAATGCTAAATCGGCAATGGAATCTCTTCCATATAAGGAAGGCCAGATGGAAGCTTTACAGAAG GATCGTGCATCTGAATTGGAACTAGTGCAgaagttgaaagatgaaatacgAGAGCTTTCAGCGCAACTATCAAATCTTCAATTCACATACCGGGATCCTGTGAGAAACTTTGATAGGTCAAAAGTAAAAGGCGTGGTAGCTAAACTTATTAAAGTAAAGGACAGATCCACAATGACTGCCCTGGAG GTTACTGCAGGTGGAAAGTTATTTAATGTTGTTGTAGACACTGAGAGCACTGGAAAAACAACTTCTTCAAAATGGTGA
- the LOC140954289 gene encoding structural maintenance of chromosomes protein 2-1-like: MEYVFGSTFVCKTMDAAKEVAFSREIRTPSVTLEGDIFQPSGLLTGGSRIFQGYTHSFCHKGGGYLLRQLHELAEAESNLLLHQRRLSEIEAKITELLPVHKKFADLKKQLELKLYDLSLFQGRAEQNEHHKLGEVVKKIEQELEEAKFAAKEKEILYNECVSVVSKLEKSIKEHDNNREDRLKNLEKQIKATKTQMKSASKDLKGHENERERLIMEQEAVVKEHASLESQLDSLRTQISRLNFEIEEQKAKVASTRNNHDQAQSELDSIRLKMLECDSQISSILKEQQKLQHKLGETKLERKKLENEIILIFYRRDVSRIFFSVCFWLLFAFESGL; encoded by the exons ATGGAATATGTTTTTGGTTCAACATTTGTTTGCAAAACCATGGATGCTGCAAAGGAG GTTGCTTTCAGTCGAGAAATCCGCACTCCTAGTGTCACTCTTGAAGGCGACATCTTCCAGCCAAGCGGTCTTTTAACTGGCGGAAGCCGCAT CTTTCAAGGTTATACACATTCTTTCTGTCACAAGGGTGGAGGCTATCTGTTAAGGCAACTCCATGAATTGGCAGAGGCTGAATCAAATCTTCTACTACATCAGAGAAGGTTATCtgaaattgaagcaaag ATTACAGAGCTCTTGCCAGTTCATAAAAAGTTTGCGGACCTTAAAAAACAGCTAGAACTTAAACTGTATGATCTTTCGTTATTTCAGGGAAGGGCTGAGCAAAACGAGCACCACaag CTTGGTGAAGTGGTAAAGAAGATTGAACAGGAGCTTGAAGAAGCAAAGTTTGCAgccaaagaaaaggaaattttgTATAATGAGTGTGTTAGTGTAGTTTCAAAGCTTGAGAAATCAATCAAAGAGCACGATAATAACCGAGAAGACAGGCTCAAAAACTTGGAGAAACAAATTAAGGCtacaaaaacacaaatgaaGTCAGCTTCAAAGGACCTCAAG GGGcatgaaaatgaaagagagagactTATCATGGAACAGGAAGCTGTCGTGAAAGAACATGCATCTTTGGAGAGTCAATTAGATTCTTTGAGAACACAAATCAGCCGTCTCAATTTTGAAATAGAAGAACAGAAAGCCAAG GTTGCTTCCACACGTAATAATCATGATCAGGCTCAATCTGAGCTCGATTCAATCCGTCTAAAGATGTTGGAATGTGATTCCCAAATTAGTAGCATTCTCAAGGAGCAGCAAAAACTTCAACATAAACTTGGTGAGACAAAGCTTGAAAGGAAGAAGTTGGAGAATGAG